The Leptospira wolbachii serovar Codice str. CDC genome segment ACGATTCGTACTAATCACATATAGATGAGTCAAAATCCATACAAAGATTCGGAGCTGGACTTTGATCGGGAAGTTTTTGGGACAGGACTTAGGAAATCTACAGGATACCCTAGTTACGATTGAGTTTTAGAATCAGATTATTTTTTTCTAATTCTGCCTAGATTTCAAAAATCCCACTAATTTTGTCCACCCCACTGCTATAGTGGATCTTAGAGGTTACCACAACACTTTGGAATACATTGAATCATTACTCGAAGAATACTATGAACTATACCTAAATGGAACCTTTTATGAATTTGTTTATCCAGTTTTACTCTTATAAGGATTAGCAAAAAGATAACTAATATACGAAGGCTTCTGAACTAAAAAGAAGCTTTCAACTCAGCTCTTTTTCAAGCCTATCAAAACCTGCATTGGTTCCTTCGACTCGACCACGAACTTCCTCCTCGACAGAAAAATCGCCCAGATTTGGATCCTTTAATAGTACAATCTGTTCGGTAAAGACCATCCTTGTCCTTCCTACAATCAGGAGTTCAAAAACAACTGTGACCAAAGAAACGGAGATGCGAATCTCATTTACATACATACCAAAAGCATAAATAATTCGTTCATTCGTTACTATATCATAATAACGTCCCTCAAAAACATGCCGATTTCCTGAAGGGGTAAGCACAAGATTGGATTCCAAACCACCGATACTGAAGTCTAACGCATATTCTACGGTTTTCCAATCATCATGGCAGGCAAACCATCGTCGTTTGGAGTCGGCATTGGCCCAGGCAGCAAAAGATCTTTCTTTAGAAGCAGGAAGAATCCTTTCGATGGTAAATGTTGAGTGTGTCACTTGTCCTTCTTTCATTTTTATCCTAGTCGGAATTCTCATCCGATGTTTCTATTAAAAATTTATCAAGTTTGTCAAAACTGCGATTCCAAGCTGCTTTTCTTTCCGCCATCCAAGAATCAATTACCGATAGTTTTGTAGGATCCAATCTATATGTACGAACCCTACCTAACTTTTCGGAAAGAACAAGCCCTCCCTCTTCTAAAACTTTTAAGTGTTTCAAAACAGAGGGTAAGGCCATGTCTAGCGGTTCGGCCAATTCTTTGACAGAAGCGGGGCCCAAACTCAAACGTTCAACCATTCCCAAACGACTGCGATCGGCAAGAGCATGGAAGATAAATTCTAAACCAATAATTTTAGACTTCATAAATTTATAGTGATATTGGTGAATTGAATCTGGTTTGAGGCCTTAAGACTATCCATTTCGGAATCTTTTGGGGATTTGATCACTCAAAGGATACATATAAAAATATGGTTCTGCTTCAGCTATCGTGCGTTTGACGGAAGACCTTCCCAATAGATTTTCGAAGTAATTTGTAATTTTCGGGTGTGTGTTCCGAAAACTTACAATCGTATCTGCATAAAACAAAGCGGGGACTGCAGAACAATCGGCCATAGTAAAGTTTTCTCCTGTAATAAAACCTTGGGAACCCAAATGTTTCTCCACCATATCATAAGAAATCTTTAAGGTATTGTAGGCCTCTTCCACACCGAAGGCATCGTTTTTACCTTCGGGTCGCAATCGATCGACAACAATCTTCTGGATAGGGACACTTATGTACAAATCAAAGAACCTATCCCAAAGCCTTGCCTCTAAAGCTAGTTTACTCTCCTTAGGAATGAGTTTTTGGGGACCGGGATAGAATTCTTCCAAATACTCAATGATGATAGACGTTTCGGGAATTGTCTTTTCCCGTTTTCGATCCCGCAAAAGGGGAATTTTTCCCACAGGCCAAAAGGCAAAGAGGCAAAGAGTTCGGCGGCACTCGAATCTTCCTTTAAGAAGTCCACGATGCGAGGTTCAAATTCTGTCCCATTTTCATAAAGGGCGATGAGTACCTTATGGCAAAAGGAAGCGAGGGGGTGGATGTATAGAAGGAGATCTGGAGAGTGATAGTTATCCATTTGGAAAACTATCAAAAGACACGAATTTTTTGGCAAGCCAAATAGTTAACTAAATGGATAACTATTTTTCAAAAATCAAGTCGATGGAAAAAGGAAACACGCCCACTTTTCTTTGGTTTGGGCCTAGTTTTCATAAAAAAGAAAAATGAAAGCTAGTAAATTCGAAACATGACATTTGAGATAGGTCCATTCCTGCACTTATGACATCCAGGACATGGTAAGAAACCGGCGAGCATGTTACCTTGGGTGTATGAAAACAACCAATCCATCAATTCGACATTGGAAGGGACTTCGCCAAGGCGCCATTCAGTTTGTTCGTTGGAACCTTCCTGTTTTACTCATCACGGGACTGACTCTATTCCTTTTACAATGTGTAGGAAAGTCTTCGGAGGCGGAGACACATTTGGTTCCCATCCTGCTTGCTACAGAATCCAACGCGACTTCCCAACTAGGAGGCAACCAAGGTGGATCGGTGGGAGCAGAGTCTCCCATTGCAGTAGACGATCTACCGACAGGTATTCCGCTTCTCAATGAGATTACTTACATCACAAATGATGCCAATCCAGCAGATGATCCCTATTCTACAAAAGGTCTCTTACAATTTCAAAAAACGAGTGTTAGTTTCCAAAAACCAGTTCCAGCGAATACGGAGGTATCTCTCTACTTCGGGAAAAAAAATATGGAACTCCAACCTGATGGGACAGTCACGAATGCATTGGAATTCCTCAAACGTACCGCTGCCAACTACTCTGGTTATACTTATCTGACAGAAGCAGATAAAAAAATCAAAGTGATTGTTGTAGCAAAAAATGAATTTGGAATTTCCACAAAACAACTAACAATCGGGCATCCAAGAAAATGCAAGAATGCAATAAAGGTTTCTGGGACTGTTGGCGATTGTACTGACCATTGTTTTGATATAACTAAAATTGGTGATACAGTGGAGATTACTGCTAAATACAACCTTCCCGTTGATGGTATCTCCTTACACTTAGACATAGTCGGACTAAGTCCGAGAAATTTAACAGAGACCATTGCCCCAGCTGTTGATTTAGAGATTCCTATTCCTAAGGCTGGACTCCACACAGTCAATACTAGTTTCAACATACATGGTAAAGAATTCCTCTGTACGAAGGTTCAATCTTTACTCTTAATGGATCAACCCTTACGATCTGCACTCTTACAAGAGTATCTAAATATTCCAAATGATTGAGACAGATCTTAATAAATCCAGGTTTGTTTATTTGACAAAACTGCCAAATAACTTATCTGGATTCTTTACTAAACAGAAAGGCAAATTTCACTTTTCTATTTCTATGATTCATCTTTACTTTGTTTTTCTTTTTTCAACAGGATTCCTAACTAACTGCAGTTCCACCCCACTGGAAAACGTATGCGATGTAAGTTCCGAATCTTTTTCCAAAACTATATTAGCAAAACTAATCTTAGGTGACACAAGCCATAATTGTGTTTCTATGAATATATCAATTTCAATAAGTTTCACCGTTGGTGGAAAAATTTCCGGGCTTACTGGATCTGGATTGACATTGATTTTAAATCAAAAAGAAACACTCGCGATTCCCCCAGGAAGCAGAGAGTTTACTTTTCCAATCCAAATTCCTATTGGCTCTAACTACGAAGTAAATTTTGCGACTCAAGCTGAGGGTAACTTCTGTGAGTTGAAAAACGCCACAGGAAAGGTTACCAATAGGAATATACAAGATATAGAAATTAATTGTATGGCTTCCTGTATAAAATGTATTATATTTATAACCCAGAATGGCTACCCGGCTAATATTGGCAAAGCATCTAACTTTGATTCCAGTTGCCAGTCAGATCCAAACTACCCTGGCTCTGGTAATTTCAAAGCTATGGTCGTCGACGGAATATCACGAAGAGCAAGTATAACACCAAATATGGGGGACGGTCAGATCGATTGGGTTTTTAAAGCAAACCAGGCTTACATACGGCCAACCGGAATTCCTATAGAAACATCCAATGCCAATGGATTATTTACCACAACAATTTCTACACCAATTACAACAACTAGCTCTGACCATTGGACAGGACTCGAATCAGATTGGACAACATTTTACAATGGAACTAGAGCTTGTTTGAAGTGGACTACAAATTCCTCTAGCGAATTGGGAGTCGTAGGAGATGCTTATACTCAAGATATATTGACACTCACAGCAGGCAAAGGACTGCAACAATGTTCCATCAATCGCGAGTTAGTTTGTGTTGAACAGTAAACGAAGTTTAAATATAGCAGACTGATATTTATTTACCAGAATTGCCTTCTATTATCTTATGTTTAGATAAAAATACTGTCAATCTTTGCAATTGGTCTTTTGATGTTGAGTTGGATTCAGGTAGTACTTTTGCATAGATATTCTTCAAATGATTCCGTAATGTTCCATCCGAAACATTGAGAATCAAGCGAATGAACGAACGACTGTGACCTTCTGCAATCAACTCACAAATTCTAAGTTCTTGTTTTGATAAAGAAAAATCCCCAAGAGATAAAGAAAACGAAAGATTTGGTTTATTTTCTTTCAATGTTGTTTTCAATAAATAGGCAAAAAATAAAAGACCAACAAAAGTTGTTACAATGGATGTGACAAATTCCTTGAAGGGAAAAATCGGAAGAATTCCTAAAAATAAAATTCCAACAAATAAACCAACAGCAAGCGATATCAAAATCGAAGCAAATAAACTATATAAGCTCGGCCTAGAGGTATTATAGCGATTCAAATAAATAGAGAGTAACACAGAGAGAGTGGCATCCACTATTGGATGAAAAGGAGGAAAATCAAATCCATACATCGGCAAAAAATTGGAAAAAAGACCGAACCACCAAACGCATAAGGCAATGATAAATGTCTTACGATCAAAAAAAGGAATCCATTCCTGCGGAGATAGGACAAAATACAAAGACACCGCAATGGCGAAAAAATGGACAGATCCTCCAAGAATCCCACCAAATACGGTAAGTAATGGAGCCATTCCAAAAGAAAGTAACGAAAATCCATAAACAAAATTCTTTGGTATCGACGAACAAAGTAAATCGATGACTAAAGCATAAATGGCAATGATTATAGTAGCTTTATTGAATAACTTCCGGCCAGTACAAAAAGCACACAAAGCAACAAGCACAGGTGCCAAAAGAAAAAACGAATGGCATTGGAAAATCCAGAAAGCCAAACCCATAGTTTCATCCGGTGCAATGCAAAGCGCAGCGGTTGCTGCATTCTGAATTCCAATAGTGAAATAAAAAACGCTGAGTAACCGATGAAAACGATGGTCACGCGTTATATTTTCGATAAAACAGCTAACGTTTGCCAAAGAAGCAAACAGAGGCACCAAAAAGAATATATTGGTCAAAAGAGTTTCATCCTTCTATACAAAGAGAACAACTACCTAAGATTATTTTCCATTCAATTTTGAAATTTCCATATAAGAATTGATGAAAATACTACAATTGTTTGGCGGATTTATGAGGATACTATATCATCCAAAGCTCGGAAGATATTTAAGGGATATTCAGCAATTCGATTGCAAAGATAAAGATACCATTCTTTTCCATAAACAAAATATAATTTAGAAGGGTGACCCTCTGCTAGAAGAGCGGCTAACTGTTCAGTCTGAATTCCATATAAACTTTCAAATTCATAGGAATTGGGGGTTGGTTTGTATCTTTCAATTATTGCTTTTGTTTCTTGTTGAATTCTATGGTGGTGTGTGGCAATGGAACACTTATGGTTTTGGGATATCAGTTGCTCAACATAATCCAAGTAAACTGTATCTAATTCTTCTCCCCGAGAGATTGAGTGACCTGGCGGAGTTTCAAATGCACCTTTTACTATACGGATCCTTCCTTTGTCTAAAATGAGATCCTGAAAGTCTTCTTTTGACCTATACAAATAAGCCTGCAATGTGATGCCTAGATTATCATAAACTTTACGAGTTTGTTTATAAACATCGAGGATCGCATCTGTTTTTTCAGTATCTTCGGCACTTACGATCACTTCTATTTCCGCAGTCTTTGCTTCTTTACAGATTTTTTCTAAATTATCCCGACAAAAATCTTTCGAAAGTGTTAACCCGATATGAGATAAATCCAAAGAAATCGTAGAATGAAGATTTCGATTTTTAATTTCTTTCGCTATTCTGAAGAATTCATTAGTAACATCATTCGCTTCCTGGATTGTCTTTGTACTTTCTCCCATGAACTCAATCGAGCATTTAAAACCTGTTTGGTTCCCAACGATTACTTTTGGGATTGTTTCTTCTAATGTATCACCACCGATAAATCGATCGGCTGCTTTCTTCATAGTTTTAAAAAGAGTTTCGTTATTTAAAATAAAGTCTTTTGCATCAATACTCAATGCAGCTTTTCTTAGAGCTTTCGATCCTAATTGTAATAATTCATCCATCAGTTTCTATTTTAAATTCCTCTCCATTTTTACGATTTAAAAACTCCAAGTGAGTGCTTTGTATGATTTTGTAATTCGATATTCAAAGGCCAACTTTTCCATACATTGGTAACAAAGACAATCGGCAAATTGTAGAGCTAAATAGTCGCGTTCTTCCAAAGAAAGGGTGACTTTGGTGCATTGGCAAAGACTAATAGATCCAACTTTACATTCAAAAATTCGAGAACAATTGGGACAAATTTTCTCTTCATGTTTGGGTAAATCTTGTGTTGTGTCAGATTTTTTTTGGTTTGGTATTTTGGATTCTTCCAAGGTTTATCTCCTTAAACCCGAAATCACAGAATCTCTGTTTGGTGGAGGTTTTCGTCATTCCGGTATCATTTGTCCGGGGCCCTTTCGAAAAATCTAAGAACGAATGATCGTTTACGGGCGATTCATTTGTGGGAAGATCCGACTTTTCCATTAAAAAGTAATGGAATTTACGGTTGCACCGTCAGCTGAGGAATTTCACCTCATTCCTCCCGGAATGTATTCTATACAAACGATAGAGACCGTTTCTGTCAATCTTCTGTTCGTTATGGTTTCTTGTTTTTTAATCTTACCTAACTAAAAAATAAAAATTATACAATTCCTTAATCGCTAAGGGAAGGAAGGTCTTTCGATTTTAATAGAAACTCCGGAGGCATTTCATCTTTCAAATCTACACCCGAAAGTTTTCTCCGAATCGATTCCAGGACAAGATACATGGTTTTCGCTACGGCACTTTCAAAACCAAATCCACCAGGACGAACATTCGAAATACAATTTCGACTTTCATCTGTTTTACCAACTTGCGGACGATAGGTGATATAAACTCCCAAACTATCAGCAGAAGATAATCCCGGCCTCTCTCCAATCACGATAATTGAAATTTTAGAATTCAAAACCTCTCCGATTTCATCTCCAATGGCAACCCTTCCCCATTTAGAAAGGACCAGGGGGCCAAGGCGTAGGCCAGTTTTGTCTACAGCATCCAAAAGAATTTTATAAAAGGGAATCAAATTCTCATCAATTGCTTTTGCAGAAAGACCATCCACACCAATAAGAACCAAATCATATTCACCAGCGAATGGTTGTAACTTGGTAATAGATTCAGAGGACAACCTTCGCCCCAAATCGGGCCGCAATAAATACTCTTCTTTGGAATGCGCTTTACTTTCCACAAAGATACTGGGATTTTTTTTTGGTTTTCCTAGAGTTTCCAAATCCTCGAGTAACTTAAAAAAATTCGGACTCAATAATACAGCGTCTTTGGCTCTGGCATGATCCAATCGAAATTTTAACACTTCTTTGGTGGATATGGAACCTCCAAACCGGTGGAGACCGATCCGCGCATTACTAAATTGTTTCCATTCTTCTAAAAAAGCCATAAATCTATTATCCTAATAGTTCTTCGAGTAAACTCAAATGCCGATTCTCTTTTGGTAAAAATCCATTTTGATTTGAAAAAATCCCTCTATCGAGTAACCACCGTTCAAACTCAGGTGCAGGTTTTAGTCCGAGAACTTGCCGAAGGTACAAAGCATCATGGAAGGATGTACTTTGATAAGACAACATAACATCATCTGCTCCGGGAATTCCCATAATATACGTACAACCTGCAACACCTAACAGTGTCAATAATGTATCCATATCATCTTGATCTGCATCTGCATGGTTTGTATAACAAACATCCACTCCCATAGGAAGACCAAGTAACTTTCCACAAAAATGGTCTTCTAAACCAGCTCGAATGATTTGTTTTCCATTGTATAAATATTCCGGACCAATAAATCCAACAACAGTGTTGACTAGGAGTGGAGAAAACTCTCGTGCCACCGCATAGGCTCTTACCTCTAACGTCTGTTGGTCGATCCCATGATCTGCACCGGCGGATAAAGCACTGCCCTGCCCGGTTTCGAAGTACATTACATTATCTCCCACATTTCCTCGTCCCAACTCAAGAGCCATTTGTCTTGCTTCCTTCAAAATAGAAAGACTTACGCCAAAACTTTTGTTTAAGTCTTCGGTTCCGCCAATGGACTGGAAAACCAAATCCAAAGGGGCACCACGTTTCATTACTTCCATGGAAGTGGTTACATGAGATAAAATACAAGACTGGGTAGGAATGGAGTACTTTTGGATTAGATTGTCCAACATTTCGAGAAGGGCAATGGAGGTGGGAATGTTATCCGTTGCCGGATTGATACCAATCACTGCATCTCCACTTCCTAGAAGAAGACCATCCAAAAGACTTGCCGCAATGCCCTTCGGATCATCGGTGGGATGATTTGGTTGTAACCGGACGGAAAGACGACCAGATAAACCTAGAGTGTTTCTAAATTTGGTGATGACAGTTATTTTTTTACCAACTAAAATTAAATCTTGGTTGGACATAAGTTTGGATACAGCTGCTGCCATCTCAGGAGTGACCCCCCATCGAATGGAAGCAAGCACCTCGGCATTAGTTGTCTCAGCTAACAAAAAATCTCGAAAACCTCCCACAGTAAGGTGGGAAATCGAACCAAATGCTTCTTTATTATGTGAATCAAAGATTAAACGAGTCACCTCATCTTTGTTTGCTGGAATTAGCTCTACGTTTAAAAATTCGGAAAGATATACATCGGCAAGGGCCATTTGTGCGGCCACTCTTTCTTCTTGGCATGTCGCAGAGATTCCTGCAAGGACATCACCCGATCTATGAGGACTGGCCTTTGCCAAAAGGTCTTTTAATTCAGGAAAATGGTAGGTTTTGGCACTGAGGATAGTTTTGTAACCCATGGGTAGATTCTATCCGATTTCGCTGCTTTCGGATAGAACTTTTCATTAGGCTTTTCGGCTATCGAGCAATTTTGAACTAAATGGAAAGAACAGAATCCCTTTATGCTACGTTGCAAATGCCATAAGACACCATGATAAATTTAACAAACATTTGACGAAATTCAATCACCACATTTCTTTTTCTTCTGGTCTTTACATGTCTGGGTTAAAGTAAATCGAGTCAATTCGCACCCAGAGTCACTTACTTTCACAGTATAAGTCGACGGGTTGGACGGATTTTGATAAGTAGTTCTACGATCTTCTTTCATACAAGTGGGGTATGCGGTATAAACTGCTAATTCACAAAGGGCAGCCTCTTCTTTGGCTTTGGAACAATCCTTACCTATCGAAAGACCGCAGTGGAAACTCAATAGAGACAGAACTATCAAAACAATAATTCTAATTCTAAATAAAGATTTAGGGAAAAAAGATACGATAAAATCAATTAAAAACAAACATTCACCTTCCCGAATATAAGATATATCTCATATTTTCAATTCCTATTCTCACCTAATTTAAACACAACAAAACATTTGTTTTGCTGTGAATCTTTTTTGCCCATTTGCTCTTTGCAAAAACCCGCCTCAGATCTGGGATTCGGATTTTTTGGCTCGCAAACGCTTCCCCTATCCTAAAAAAACCCAAAGCTTTACCGGCCCTTTGGGCCCCTTAAAAAGAATTCGATTCAGTTTTTTTTTCCGTTCGCCTTGACAGAATCTCGATTTTCTGCCTCCAACAGCATAAATTTAGACTAAATCTAAAAAATAGCTTGCTTTCCATTGCTAGACTTATTCTAAATTTAAACTAAATCTAGAAATTGAAGGTCAATATGAGAACAACAAATATTTCTGCAATTGCTGTTTTGGTGCTAGCACTCAGCCCACTCGGAGCTGCAGACACCAAAGAACCTGCGAGTTCCATGGAACGCCAAAACATCTCCAACCAGTTTTGGTGGCCAGAACGACTCGATTTGGCACCACTCCGCCAACATGCGGCGGAATCCAACCCCCTGGGGCGACAATACAACTACTCTAAAGAATTCAAAGAACTAGACATCCAAGCGATCAAAGAAGAGATCAAAACTCTAATGAAAACCTCACAAGATTGGTGGCCCTCTGACTATGGACACTATGGACCGTTTTTCATTCGAATGGCATGGCATAGTGCCGGAACCTACCGAATCAATGACGGACGAGGTGGTGCGGGTGGTGGACAACAAAGATTTGAACCACTCAATAGCTGGCCTGATAACGCCAACCTAGACAAAGCACGCCGTCTTCTTTGGCCGATCAAAAAGAAATATGGAAAAAAAATCTCTTGGGCTGACCTCATGGTTCTCACTGGAAACGTAGCCCTCGAATCGATGGGATTCAAAACTTACGGTTTTGCCGGAGGAAGGACAGATGATTGGGAGGCCGACTTAGTCTATTGGGGACCAGAAAAAAAATGGTTAGCCGACGAAAGGTATGAAGGTGAACGCAAACTAAAAAATCCACTCGGGGCAGTTCAGATGGGACTGATTTATGTAAACCCAGAAGGACCGAACGGAAACCCTGACCCACTAGCAGCCGCTAAAGATATAAGAGAAACGTTTGGTCGAATGGCAATGAACGATGAAGAAACAGTAGCCCTCATTGCCGGTGGTCACACTTTCGGTAAGGCGCATGGAAAAGCAGATCCATCCAAACATGTGGGAAAAGAACCAGCAGCAGCGGGAATCGAAGAACAAGGGTTTGGTTGGAAAAATAACCTTAAAAAAGGAAATGCGGAGGATACCATCACCAGCGGACTGGAAGGTGCGTGGACTGCCAATCCAACAAAGTGGACAACACAATATCTAAACAACCTGTTTGGTTTTGAGTGGGTTCAAACGAAAAGTCCGGCCGGTGCCATCCAGTGGATTCCGAAAGATGGGGCGGGGGCCAATATGGTTCCAGATGCACATGACAAAACTCTTCGTCACGCTCCAATCATGTTTACGACTGACTTAGCTTTAAAATTCGATCCAAGTTACAAAGTCATCGCAAAAAAATTCCAAGAGAATCCAAAAGACTTCGAACTCGCATTTGCGAAAGCGTGGTTTAAACTCACTCACAGAGATATGGGACCTCTTTCCCGTTATATCTCCAAAGACTTACCGAAAGAACCTCTCATTTGGCAAGATCCACTCACCAAAGTAGATCATAAGTTAGTTGGTGCAAAAGAAATTGAGAGCCTAAAAGGTAAAATTCTAAAATCGGGACTTTCCATTCCTGAACTTGTCAGAACTGCTTGGGCTTCTGCTGCCAGTTTTCGCAGCACAGACATGAGGGGTGGAGCGAATGGTGCCAGGATCCGCTTAGCTCCTCAAAAAAATTGGGCAGTAAATGATCCGGAAGAACTTTCCAAAACATTAAAGAAATTGGAAGAAATTCGGTCTGATTTCAATGAATCAGGAAACAAAATTTCACTTGCCGACTTGATTGTGCTAGGTGGAACTGCGGCTGTCGAAGAAGCAGCAAAAAAAGCAGGGACCAAAATTGAAGTTCCTTTCACACCAGGTAGAACGGATGCCACTGCAGAACAAACGGATGTGTATTCCTTTTCTGTTTTGGAACCAAAAGCCGATGCATTTCGTAACTACTACGGAGTTGGCAACTCACTTTCACCTACAGAGATGTTAGTGGACAGATCAAACCTGCTGTCCCTGACCATTCCTGAAATGACAGTGCTTCTGGGTGGGATGAGATCTCTTGACGGCAATTCGGGAAAATCCAAACACGGAATTCTAACTAATCGGCCAGGGGTTCTCAGTAATGACTTCTTTGTCAACTTGCTCGACATGTCGACAAAATGGCAAAAGTCTCCACAAACAGAAGGTCTTTACGAAGGTATAGACCGCAAAACAGGCGCTAAAAAATGGACAGCAACTTCTGTGGATCTTATCCTTGGTTCGCATTCGGAACTTCGCGCCGTAGCCGAAGTTTATGCAGCTGATGATGGTAAAGAAAAGTTTGTAAAAGACTTTGTTAGCGCTTGGAACAAAGTGATGATGTTAGACAGGTTTGATGTTAAGAAGTAAAAATGGCCAAAACTTCACGTAAAACTTTCCTAACCAAGTCATTGTATTTGGTAACCTCTCTCTCACTGATTGAGAGGGGTTTGGGTTTGTCCTCGGAAGTGGTGGCAGAAAACAAACCTTCTGGATCCATTCCAGAGGGTTTCACCCCAGTCTCCGAATCTGATCCAACGGCCAAAGCCTTAGGTTTTCACCAAGATGCCAAAAATACTGATTTTACTCTTTATCCAGAAAGAAAGGAAACATCAGCGAAGAATCAATTTTGCAAACACTGTGCTCAGTATACAAAATTGAATGAGGGATGGGGGAAATGTAATATCGTCTCTTCAGGGATTGTATCATCGTTCGGATGGTGTTCTGCTTGGTCACAAAGATCATAAAAAATTTCCATCTAATCCACTAAAAAACCAGGTATCTAGATTACAAAAAGTCCCTGCGAAAACAAAATGCGCAGGGTTTTCTTGTTGTATATAAACTAAATTAAACCTGTTTAAGAAATCCTATTTCCAAACGCATTGAGTGAGATCCACTTTCTCAAAGACCCAAGGTTTGTGTGCATGTTTCGCATTTTTATCTTCGATCAAATCAAAGGACCCAGCTTCAGAAGAAATACTTTGGAAGTATAAAGTGAACGGTATGTTCTTCATCTGGGTTCGTTTGGGACAAAGTCCCACTCCCTCAGATTTCAAAAACGAGTAAGAAGTTCCCAAATCATCGCGAAACACCATCCCTTCTTTCAATACACAAACTTTTTTAGACTCTTTAGTATACAATTCCAACTGTGTTTCCGTATCTGAAACACA includes the following:
- a CDS encoding DUF1554 domain-containing protein — protein: MIETDLNKSRFVYLTKLPNNLSGFFTKQKGKFHFSISMIHLYFVFLFSTGFLTNCSSTPLENVCDVSSESFSKTILAKLILGDTSHNCVSMNISISISFTVGGKISGLTGSGLTLILNQKETLAIPPGSREFTFPIQIPIGSNYEVNFATQAEGNFCELKNATGKVTNRNIQDIEINCMASCIKCIIFITQNGYPANIGKASNFDSSCQSDPNYPGSGNFKAMVVDGISRRASITPNMGDGQIDWVFKANQAYIRPTGIPIETSNANGLFTTTISTPITTTSSDHWTGLESDWTTFYNGTRACLKWTTNSSSELGVVGDAYTQDILTLTAGKGLQQCSINRELVCVEQ
- a CDS encoding helix-turn-helix transcriptional regulator, which gives rise to MTNIFFLVPLFASLANVSCFIENITRDHRFHRLLSVFYFTIGIQNAATAALCIAPDETMGLAFWIFQCHSFFLLAPVLVALCAFCTGRKLFNKATIIIAIYALVIDLLCSSIPKNFVYGFSLLSFGMAPLLTVFGGILGGSVHFFAIAVSLYFVLSPQEWIPFFDRKTFIIALCVWWFGLFSNFLPMYGFDFPPFHPIVDATLSVLLSIYLNRYNTSRPSLYSLFASILISLAVGLFVGILFLGILPIFPFKEFVTSIVTTFVGLLFFAYLLKTTLKENKPNLSFSLSLGDFSLSKQELRICELIAEGHSRSFIRLILNVSDGTLRNHLKNIYAKVLPESNSTSKDQLQRLTVFLSKHKIIEGNSGK
- the eutC gene encoding ethanolamine ammonia-lyase subunit EutC, which produces MAFLEEWKQFSNARIGLHRFGGSISTKEVLKFRLDHARAKDAVLLSPNFFKLLEDLETLGKPKKNPSIFVESKAHSKEEYLLRPDLGRRLSSESITKLQPFAGEYDLVLIGVDGLSAKAIDENLIPFYKILLDAVDKTGLRLGPLVLSKWGRVAIGDEIGEVLNSKISIIVIGERPGLSSADSLGVYITYRPQVGKTDESRNCISNVRPGGFGFESAVAKTMYLVLESIRRKLSGVDLKDEMPPEFLLKSKDLPSLSD
- a CDS encoding glutathione S-transferase family protein, producing MRDRKREKTIPETSIIIEYLEEFYPGPQKLIPKESKLALEARLWDRFFDLYISVPIQKIVVDRLRPEGKNDAFGVEEAYNTLKISYDMVEKHLGSQGFITGENFTMADCSAVPALFYADTIVSFRNTHPKITNYFENLLGRSSVKRTIAEAEPYFYMYPLSDQIPKRFRNG
- a CDS encoding SRPBCC domain-containing protein, which translates into the protein MKEGQVTHSTFTIERILPASKERSFAAWANADSKRRWFACHDDWKTVEYALDFSIGGLESNLVLTPSGNRHVFEGRYYDIVTNERIIYAFGMYVNEIRISVSLVTVVFELLIVGRTRMVFTEQIVLLKDPNLGDFSVEEEVRGRVEGTNAGFDRLEKELS
- a CDS encoding ArsR/SmtB family transcription factor — its product is MKSKIIGLEFIFHALADRSRLGMVERLSLGPASVKELAEPLDMALPSVLKHLKVLEEGGLVLSEKLGRVRTYRLDPTKLSVIDSWMAERKAAWNRSFDKLDKFLIETSDENSD
- a CDS encoding ethanolamine ammonia-lyase subunit EutB; this translates as MGYKTILSAKTYHFPELKDLLAKASPHRSGDVLAGISATCQEERVAAQMALADVYLSEFLNVELIPANKDEVTRLIFDSHNKEAFGSISHLTVGGFRDFLLAETTNAEVLASIRWGVTPEMAAAVSKLMSNQDLILVGKKITVITKFRNTLGLSGRLSVRLQPNHPTDDPKGIAASLLDGLLLGSGDAVIGINPATDNIPTSIALLEMLDNLIQKYSIPTQSCILSHVTTSMEVMKRGAPLDLVFQSIGGTEDLNKSFGVSLSILKEARQMALELGRGNVGDNVMYFETGQGSALSAGADHGIDQQTLEVRAYAVAREFSPLLVNTVVGFIGPEYLYNGKQIIRAGLEDHFCGKLLGLPMGVDVCYTNHADADQDDMDTLLTLLGVAGCTYIMGIPGADDVMLSYQSTSFHDALYLRQVLGLKPAPEFERWLLDRGIFSNQNGFLPKENRHLSLLEELLG
- a CDS encoding cysteine-rich CWC family protein — encoded protein: MEESKIPNQKKSDTTQDLPKHEEKICPNCSRIFECKVGSISLCQCTKVTLSLEERDYLALQFADCLCYQCMEKLAFEYRITKSYKALTWSF
- a CDS encoding proline dehydrogenase family protein, translated to MDELLQLGSKALRKAALSIDAKDFILNNETLFKTMKKAADRFIGGDTLEETIPKVIVGNQTGFKCSIEFMGESTKTIQEANDVTNEFFRIAKEIKNRNLHSTISLDLSHIGLTLSKDFCRDNLEKICKEAKTAEIEVIVSAEDTEKTDAILDVYKQTRKVYDNLGITLQAYLYRSKEDFQDLILDKGRIRIVKGAFETPPGHSISRGEELDTVYLDYVEQLISQNHKCSIATHHHRIQQETKAIIERYKPTPNSYEFESLYGIQTEQLAALLAEGHPSKLYFVYGKEWYLYLCNRIAEYPLNIFRALDDIVSS